AAAAGGGTAAGCCCTCAAGAGACGCTCAAGACAATGTGTAAGCTTTATAATCTCTGGTTTAGCGAAGAGGATAATGTTATTCGGATTATGACCACTGAGGAGTATGAAAAGGAGTTGACTATTTGCTACGACGAAAAGATAGTTGTGCACAGGCTTAAATACGCCTCGTGTCTTGCCGTAGCTAATTTACTGGATAATCTATTTGGAGACCGCATTAAATATGTTGAGCCAGGGGAAATAGAAAGCTATAGCCATGTGGGAACAGAAAAAGGAGCGCGTGGGGGCAGAGGGGGAGGAGGAGGTGGTGGGTATAAAGCCCAAACTGCACGAGAAACCTTTGTTGCTGGTAGTAAAAGAGAAAGCGAAGAACTCACTTCAAAGGTAATTGAAGAACTTGAAATGAAGAAGAGCGAACAAAAGGAAATAGAATTAGAGGATATCCTTAAGGCCAAACAGGAAAAGGCTATTGTCTATTTAACTGTTTTTCCCCGTAATAACTCTATAGTCTGCCGTTCGGTTGATATGAAAATTTTAAGTGATATAGGTGATTTTATCAGAAAGATAGATACTCCTACCTCGCAAGTCTTACTCGAAGGAAAAATCTTAGAGATTACTTTAACTGATGACTTTAAGTCATTTTTTGATTTTGATGTTAAGCCTGGTTCAGGTAAGCATATTGCCGATACAGGTGGATTTACTCCCTTAGAATCACCTACCCTTATTTATCAATTTGTGGATGAGCAAGTAAAGGTTCGCATGGAAATGTTTAAAGAAAATAAGCAGGTCAAGATTATTGGCACGCCAATGATTCTTTGCGCTAATAATGCACCAGGAGAATTTTTTATCGGAGAAGAAAGACCGATTACTATTAATTATGAATATGAGATTCGGGAGTTTGAACAGCGGACTGCGGAAACTGTGCGTCCGGTTATTAAGCTTAAGGATATTGGGACAAAAATTACCATTACTCCTTCCATTAATGAGGATAAAACCGTAACTATGCGTTTTTTGGCTGAAGTTGATAGCGTTAAGCCGGGTGGAGCAAACATTAGCCTTGTCAACCAAGAAGGAAAGGTAATTACTTTGCCCATAGATACAGTTAATACCTCTCGGGTGGAAAATATTATTATGGCCAGTGATGGCCGCACATTGGCTATTGGGGGACTTATAAGAGAGACCGACTATGGTTATGAGCGTAAAGTTCCCCGTTTGGGAAATATTCCTTTATTAGGGTTTTTCTTTAAGAAAAAGGACTTAGCGAAAGAAAAGACAGAGACTGTTTTTTTGATTACCCCGCATATTATGATGATGCCTGAAGAAGCTAATGCCATATCGGATAAGACAATTTCCGACCTTTCCGAGCACCCTTATGTTAAGGAGGAGCAGAAAAGGCTCTTAGACTATGATAAGGAAAATAAAGAGCTTAAGCCCACAGGACAAGATAAAAAAGATACGAGCAAAGACAAAAATTAAATGGATATATTTGAGCTTCTCCATTTGACGATTGAGAAAAAAGCATCGGACTTGCACCTTACTTGCAATAGCCCGCCCTTGTTACGTATTCATGGAGAACTGATCCCTGGTAAAGGCGAAAAACTATCTTCCAGTGAAACTGAAGAGATGATATTTCAGTTGCTCTCACAAGAACAAAAAGAGATATTTAAAAAAAAGCATTCTGTTGACTTAGCCTATAGCTTTAAAGATATAGGCCGTTTTCGTATAAATGCTTACTATCAAAAAGGCACAGTGAGTGCTGCTTTTCGCAATCTTCCTGACAGAATATTCAGCCTTACCGAATTGGGATTGCCTGAGAGTCTTCATCAACTTTCTGATTTGCGTGATGGAATGGTTTTGGTTACTGGGCCTACCGGCTCTGGTAAAACTACAACTTTGGCTACACTTATTGATATGATAAATCAGACCCACGCCTGTAACATCATCACCATAGAAGACCCAATAGAATATTTGCATACCCATAAAAAGAGTATCGTTAATCAGAGAGAACTTTATGTTGATACTGATTCGTTTGCCGAAGCAATGCGTTTTGCCTTGCGGGAAGACCCGGATGTTATCCTGATAGGTGAAATGCGCGATTTAGATACTATGCGTACTGCTATTACTGCTGCTGAGACGGGACATTTAGTTTTTTCAACCCTTCATACCCGAGACGCAGCATCATCTATTGACCGAATATTAGGGGTTTTTTCACCCGTTGAGCAGCAGCATGTCAGGCACCAGCTTTCCGAATCGCTAAAGGCGGTAATTTCACAACGATTACTAAGGTGTGCGAATGGAGATGCCAGAGTTCCTGCAGTAGAGATAATGATTGTTACTAAAGCAATAACTAATTTAATACGTGTGGGCAAGACCGAGCAGATATATTCGGCTATAGAAACAGGGGTGGGTTTTGGGATGCAGACAATGGAACAGTCATTAGTGAATCTTTATCAGCAGGGAAAGATCGATAAAGAGACTGTTTTTAAAAACGCAAGAAATATAAAAGTTATAGAACGAAGAATTGCTTAAAAATGCTTGGTGAAGTACTGATAGAAAAACAAATTATTACTAAAGAGCAACTAAACGAAGCTTTAAAAGTCCAGAGAAAAGACAAAGGGTCTTTAGACCAGATACTGGTTAAATTAGGATATTGTTTGGAGGAAGATATTGCCCGTGTTATAGCTGAAATATATGGATTACCTTATATAGAATTAGAAGAGATAGAATTAGACTCCTTTGTAATACAGTCTATTCCGACTAACCTTGCCTTCAGGTATAATATTATCCCGATAAAAATAGAGGAAAATATCTTATATCTCGCCTGTGCAAAGCCGTTAGATCCCCAGGTCATTTCCAATTTACAAAGATTAACTAGTAAACAGATTGCTTTCTATATCGGTGCTGACTCTGTTGTTAGTTCCTTGTTAAAGAGGTATTATACGGATAGTGCGGCGCCTTCAGAAAAAACACTGATTAAAGATGAATCTGTTAGCGATATTTTAAATGGCTTAGTTTGTAAAGCCTTAAAGTTTAGGTCTTCAGATATTCATTTTGAGCCCCAAAGGGAGAGATTGCGGGTAAGATTTAGGATTGATGGGGTATTGAATGAAGCAGATTCTTTGTCACAAGAACTAGCCCTGCCGCTTATTTCCAGAATAAAAATTCTCTCTGGGTTAGACATTGCTGAGAAACGCGCTCCCCAGGACGGAAGTTTTGTTTTTGAATATATGGATGAGTCTATTGATATTCGAGTTTCTATTTTACCTAATGTCAATGGAGAGAAGGCCGTTTTGAGACTTCTTCCTTCAAAAAGAAAAATAATTACTTTAGAATCTTTAGGCATGGAGAAAGATACTTTAGAAGAATTTATCTCATTGATTAAAAGGCCGCATGGTATCATTCTTATTACAGGGCCTACAGGTAGCGGTAAATCCACTACTTTATATGCCTCGCTTTTGCTTATTCGCTCTGTTGGTGTTAATATTACTACCATTGAAGACCCTGTAGAATATCGTATTGAAGATATTACCCAGACACAAGTAGACCATGTTAATAAGATTACCTTCCCTAAGGCACTCAAGCATATTTTGCGTCAAGACCCTGATATTATTATGGTTGGTGAGATTCGCGACAAGGAAACGGCAGATATTGCTTTAAGAGCTGCGCTCACAGGCCATTTAGTCTTTTCCACTTTGCATACAAATGATGCCGCCAGTGCACTTACCCGCCTGGTTGATATGGGGTGCGAACCCTATCTTATCAGCTCTACTGTTTGTGCCATTGTTGCCCAGCGATTGGTGAGACTTAACTGTGAATTTTGTAAAAAAGCCTTTAACCCTACACAGGACGAACTGGAAAAGTTTGGGCTAAAAGATATTAAGGTGAAGGAATCGTGGTTTCGTGCTTTAGGATGTCGGCATTGCCAGAAAACGGGATTTAGAGGTCGAATCGGTATTTTTGAATTGCTTAAAGTAGATAATTTCATTCAGAAAGAGATTATCAAGAAATCTTCTGCAGAAAGAATTAAAGAAGTGGCTGTATCTTGTGGTATGCGCACATTACGGCAGGATGCTTTTCTGAAAGTAGAGCACGGTTTGACTTCTTTGGAAGAGGCAATAAGGGTTACGCTGGTGGATTAAAAATGCGTACATGTTTAGCTTCGCTAAACATTGTAAATTGCAAATTGTAGATTGCAAATTGTAAAATGAAGGAAAAATGTTAGAATTTTGATGTGTGATTTTTAAATTTTAAGAAAAAATTTACAATTTAAAATTTGCAATTTAAAATTTACAATTAAACAAAGCGATTTCTGGCTCTTTAGCATAAAGGAAGCTCAACACATATTAAAGAGCTAAACACATACAAATTTTGATGTGTGATTTTTAAATTTTAAGAAAAAATTTACAATTTAAAATTTGCAATTTAAAATTTACAATTAAACAAAGCGATTTCTGGCTCTTTAGCATAAAGGAAGCTCAACACATATTAAAGAGCTAAACACATACAAAAATGCCAAGATTTTTTTATACTACCATAGACGGAAAAGGGAAAGAAGTTTCAGGGACACTTGAAGCCGTCAATATCAATGTTGCTGCCGGTAATCTTCGTAGCCAGGGTAAGATTATAACTTCATTAAAGGAAGCCGACGATGTAATAAAAGAAGAAAAAGATGCATTTTCTCTCTCACCTCTTGATCGCTTAAGTTTTATTCGTTCATCAGATATAGTTATACTTTTTCGTCAGCTTTCCGCTCTTATTACTGCCGGTGTTGCCTTGACTAATTCTTTACAGATACTTCAGAGGCAGATTAAAAAAAGAAAATTGAAACGGATATTGGGCCAGATTTTAGGTGATATTGGAGAAGGCTTAAGCTTTGCCAATGCCTTAAAGAAACACCCCAAAGTTTTTTCTTCCTTCATTGTCAATATGATCGAGACAGGAGAAGTGGGAGGAACGCTGGATATAATTTTGGAAAGTATTGCGAATTACTTAGAGGAACATTCAGCATTTCGTATACAGGTTATTACCAGTTTCATTTATCCAACCATTGTAATTGTAATGAGCGTTATTGTAGTAATTTTCTTAGTCGGCTTTGTTATTCCTAAGTTTTTGCCCTTTCTAGAGGCCAGGGGAGAGAAATTACCCTGGAACACACAATTTTTGATTGATAGCACCCGATGGTTAAGGAGCTATTGGAAACATATTGTTTGTGTAGTGGCAGGGACATCTCTGGGAATATATTTTTTAAGCAGACTCGAGGTATCTCGATACTGGATAGACAGGATTAAAATAAGAATTCCCGTTATTGGCCCTATCTTTGTTTATTCGGTGGTAGTTCAATTTTCCAGAAATTTGGCTTCTCTTTTGACCAGCGGGGTAAGTATGTTGGAATCGCTGCGGACAGTTCGCAATACCCTTGGCAATTATGCGGCTATGCAGGTGATGGATATTATGGAAATGCGCATTACAAGAGGCGAAAACCTTTCTGCTTCTGTTAGAGATGCCTCTTTTATATTTCCGGCTATGGTAGCTGAGATGATAGCCGTAGGAGAAGAAACAGGTGCAGTGGGTGATGCTTTGAATGTAACCGCTCAAATTCATGAAAAACTATTGCAGACTTATATTAAGCGAATGAACTCTTTGATTGAGCCCGTGTTGATTCTTATTTTGGGAGGCATAGTCGCATTTGTAGCTTGGGCCCTTATCGCTGGTATTCTGACTCTGTATGGAGCATATAGATAGATTGTATGTACGTGTTTAGCTTCGCTAAACACAATTGTAAATTGCAAATTGTAGATTGCAAATTGTAGATTGCAAATTGTAAAATGAAAGAGAAATGTTAAATTTTGATGCAGATTTTTAATTAAGAAAATTTACAATTTAAAATTTGCAATTTAAAATTTACAATTAAACAATTCGTTTCTGACTCTTTAATGAGGAAGCTCAATACATATTAAGGAGACTAAACACATACGATTGTATAGTTTTATTCGGTTGTAGCCAGATTGATATACATTTCTCAAAACAGAGGGGAAGGTTCTTGCTTTTCTGCTTTATTGTAAAAAACAAAAAAATACTTGACACAAAAAATACTTTTATTGTAAAATTTTATAATTGAGATTGAATTTCAATTACAATTGGAGATTGAAAATGAAAATCAAAAAGAAAATATTAAAAAAAGAGGTGAGATTATGAAAGATGATTGTGAATTTCCACTATAAGGCAAGGAATAGTGGGAATTTTAAAGAAGGCCTTGCAAATCTTTAAAAAATGGAGGTGCATTATGTTAACAAGGTTAACAAAAACAATGCCAGCAATCTTGGCAGGAGTGATAGGGTTCTACCTATCCCAATCAGTTTTAGCAGAGGAGGCTATTGAACTGGAAAAGGTAGTGGTAACAGCCACTAAAGGCGAAAGGGTATTAAGAGATGTCCCTGTGCGCACTGAGGTGATTACCAGTAAGGAGATTGAAGAAAAAGGGGCAACAAATCTTTACGAGGCTTTAGAAGGAACACCTGGAATAAGGGTAGAACAACAATGTTCCTATTGCAACTTCAGCGTTTGCAGAATGCAGGGATTAGAAGCAGGCCATGTCCAGATATTGATTGATGGACAACCGGTATATTCCGGGCTGGCATCCGTATATGGCCTGCAGCAGGTGCCAACGGCAAATATCGAGCGTATCGAGGTAGTAAAAGGTGCAGGGTCTGCCCTTTACGGAGCAAGTGCTATTGCCGGGGTGATTAACATCATCACTAAAAAGCCAACTAAAGAGCCTACAATGAATGTAAGTATGAGCTTTG
The sequence above is a segment of the bacterium genome. Coding sequences within it:
- a CDS encoding type IV pilus twitching motility protein PilT — protein: MDIFELLHLTIEKKASDLHLTCNSPPLLRIHGELIPGKGEKLSSSETEEMIFQLLSQEQKEIFKKKHSVDLAYSFKDIGRFRINAYYQKGTVSAAFRNLPDRIFSLTELGLPESLHQLSDLRDGMVLVTGPTGSGKTTTLATLIDMINQTHACNIITIEDPIEYLHTHKKSIVNQRELYVDTDSFAEAMRFALREDPDVILIGEMRDLDTMRTAITAAETGHLVFSTLHTRDAASSIDRILGVFSPVEQQHVRHQLSESLKAVISQRLLRCANGDARVPAVEIMIVTKAITNLIRVGKTEQIYSAIETGVGFGMQTMEQSLVNLYQQGKIDKETVFKNARNIKVIERRIA
- a CDS encoding GspE/PulE family protein, which codes for MLGEVLIEKQIITKEQLNEALKVQRKDKGSLDQILVKLGYCLEEDIARVIAEIYGLPYIELEEIELDSFVIQSIPTNLAFRYNIIPIKIEENILYLACAKPLDPQVISNLQRLTSKQIAFYIGADSVVSSLLKRYYTDSAAPSEKTLIKDESVSDILNGLVCKALKFRSSDIHFEPQRERLRVRFRIDGVLNEADSLSQELALPLISRIKILSGLDIAEKRAPQDGSFVFEYMDESIDIRVSILPNVNGEKAVLRLLPSKRKIITLESLGMEKDTLEEFISLIKRPHGIILITGPTGSGKSTTLYASLLLIRSVGVNITTIEDPVEYRIEDITQTQVDHVNKITFPKALKHILRQDPDIIMVGEIRDKETADIALRAALTGHLVFSTLHTNDAASALTRLVDMGCEPYLISSTVCAIVAQRLVRLNCEFCKKAFNPTQDELEKFGLKDIKVKESWFRALGCRHCQKTGFRGRIGIFELLKVDNFIQKEIIKKSSAERIKEVAVSCGMRTLRQDAFLKVEHGLTSLEEAIRVTLVD
- a CDS encoding type II secretion system F family protein gives rise to the protein MPRFFYTTIDGKGKEVSGTLEAVNINVAAGNLRSQGKIITSLKEADDVIKEEKDAFSLSPLDRLSFIRSSDIVILFRQLSALITAGVALTNSLQILQRQIKKRKLKRILGQILGDIGEGLSFANALKKHPKVFSSFIVNMIETGEVGGTLDIILESIANYLEEHSAFRIQVITSFIYPTIVIVMSVIVVIFLVGFVIPKFLPFLEARGEKLPWNTQFLIDSTRWLRSYWKHIVCVVAGTSLGIYFLSRLEVSRYWIDRIKIRIPVIGPIFVYSVVVQFSRNLASLLTSGVSMLESLRTVRNTLGNYAAMQVMDIMEMRITRGENLSASVRDASFIFPAMVAEMIAVGEETGAVGDALNVTAQIHEKLLQTYIKRMNSLIEPVLILILGGIVAFVAWALIAGILTLYGAYR